In Aequorivita sp. H23M31, a single window of DNA contains:
- the rocD gene encoding ornithine--oxo-acid transaminase, with product MSVMEQTASQKAIDLENKYGAHNYHPLPVVLHRGEGVYVWDVEGKKYYDFLSAYSAVNQGHCHPKIVAAVTEQSKTLALTSRAFYNDMLGKYEEFACDFFGFDKLLPMNTGAEAVETALKICRKWAYEKKGLDENEAEIVVCANNFHGRTTTIISFSNDPVARKNFGPYTKGFIKIEYDNLDALEQELENNKNIAGFLVEPIQGEAGVYVPSEGYLSKAKALCDKYNVLFIADEVQTGIARTGKILACDHENVKPDLLILGKALSGGAYPVSAVLADDEIMSVIQPGNHGSTFGGNPVAAAVAMAALSVVRDEKLAENAEKLGKLFRSELNKFIETSKITKLVRGKGLLNAIVINDGEDSDTAWNICLKLRDNGLLAKPTHGNIIRFAPPLVMNEEQLMDCVSIIIKTLKEFE from the coding sequence AGCGCACAATTACCATCCACTTCCTGTGGTTTTGCATAGGGGAGAAGGTGTATATGTGTGGGATGTGGAAGGCAAGAAATATTACGATTTCCTTTCGGCCTATTCGGCGGTAAACCAAGGACATTGCCATCCAAAAATCGTGGCGGCAGTTACGGAACAATCCAAAACGCTGGCATTGACCTCTCGGGCTTTTTATAATGATATGCTTGGTAAGTACGAGGAATTTGCCTGCGATTTTTTCGGTTTCGACAAATTACTGCCTATGAATACGGGAGCCGAGGCTGTGGAAACTGCTTTAAAAATATGTAGAAAGTGGGCTTATGAAAAGAAAGGTCTTGATGAAAACGAAGCTGAAATAGTAGTCTGTGCAAATAACTTTCATGGACGTACAACAACCATTATCTCGTTTAGCAATGATCCTGTGGCGCGCAAAAATTTTGGACCTTATACAAAAGGTTTTATAAAGATAGAATATGATAATCTGGATGCGCTGGAACAAGAGTTGGAAAACAATAAAAATATTGCAGGTTTCTTGGTAGAACCTATCCAGGGAGAAGCTGGCGTATATGTTCCTTCTGAAGGATATTTGAGCAAAGCGAAAGCGCTATGCGATAAATATAATGTTCTCTTTATTGCTGATGAAGTACAAACAGGGATTGCACGTACCGGGAAAATTTTGGCCTGCGACCATGAAAACGTAAAACCCGATCTTTTGATTTTGGGTAAGGCGCTTAGTGGTGGTGCCTATCCCGTTTCAGCGGTCTTGGCCGATGATGAGATAATGAGTGTGATACAGCCGGGTAACCACGGTTCTACATTTGGTGGAAATCCTGTGGCAGCTGCAGTAGCAATGGCAGCTCTGAGTGTTGTACGCGATGAGAAGTTGGCTGAAAATGCAGAAAAACTGGGAAAACTTTTCCGTAGTGAATTGAACAAATTTATTGAAACCAGCAAAATAACAAAATTGGTTAGGGGAAAAGGATTGTTGAACGCCATTGTTATAAATGATGGTGAGGATAGCGATACTGCCTGGAATATCTGTTTAAAACTTAGAGATAACGGTCTATTGGCAAAACCTACCCACGGCAATATTATTCGGTTTGCTCCGCCACTCGTGATGAATGAGGAACAATTGATGGATTGTGTTTCAATTATTATTAAAACTTTAAAAGAGTTCGAATAA